Part of the Anomaloglossus baeobatrachus isolate aAnoBae1 chromosome 1, aAnoBae1.hap1, whole genome shotgun sequence genome, TGTACAACTGCACTTGACCCGTAGGGATGAGGCTTCACTTAGTTAGGATTAGAGGAAGGGATCTAGTTTTTTGTCAGTATCGGCGCCCCCCCTTGGctgcaggctgtgtctggtattgcagtgcTTCCCCGTTCACTTCCCCTATTAATTCCATACAAACGTATTTATACTGTTTGGTCTATTGACTCCAAGGATGAGCTGATCTATAGATATCTATGGACACCACTGTGTAATGACAAGTCTGTACAGCGGGCAAAGGAAGTCTACTGTACAGCCCATAAAACATCCCGTGACTATGTGAATTCAAGATTTCCAAAAATACATTCAGTATTTCATTCATACAGTTCAGAGGGTGAGAGCAGTTACATAGAGCGAACCTCTGTCTGGAGGACCCGTCCTACATTACTCGGGTGTAATGCCTCATTTCACCTGCGGAGGTGCTGCAGGGAAACTGAACCCTTACTGCCAGGTTTACCCATAGGTTTCAGATGGGGCACAGGATGAGGTGACTTAATGTTGATTGTTAAAGCATGACTGTCGTTTTATTTTTTGTTTCACTAATTAATAATTTTCATGATAATAAGCAACTTGTAATATGTCTGATCACAGAAATCTGCTCCGTTCGTCTCATGGACTGATCACTCACACTCATATCTGACATCTATATTCTATGATCATTGATTTTCCAATTACTGAGATGGAGATGACCGTTGGTGCTCATAAAATTCTATGGAGCCGGAGGAGCTAGAGATCATTGAAcgctgacagttggtgcttataaaattctatggagggggagAATCTAGAAAATTGATTTTCCCATTACTGGCATAGGAGATGATAGTTGGTGCTTATaattctatggagggggaggagatAGAGATCATAAAACacggattttcccattactgagagagatgatagttggtgcttataaaattctatggagggggaggagctagagatcaTTGAACATTTATTTTAATATTACTGATACAGATGACAATTGGTGCTTATAAAATTCAATGGGACGGAGAACTAGAGGTCTTTGAAGACCgatttttcccattactgagaggacaggacagttggtgcttataaaattctatggagggggaggagctagagagcATTGAGCATCGATTTTCCAATTACTGAgaaagatggcagttggtgcttataaaattctatggagagggaggagctagaggtcatTGACTACTgaatggcagttggtgcttataaaatcatatggagggggaggagctaaaAATCATTGAACATTGATTTTTCCATTACTGAGAGATGTCAGTTTTTGCTTATaaattctatggagggggaggagctagaggtcatTGAATATTGATTTTCCCTTTACTGAGAGAATTACCGTTGGTGCgcataaaattctatggagggggaggagctagatcaTTGAATCCtgatttcccattactgagagagatgacagttggtgcttataaaattctatggagggggaggagctagagagcATTGAAAACTGAGTTTCCCATTACTGGAATAAGAGATGatagttggtgctcataaaattctatggagagggaggagctacaggccgACACTGACTTACTACTGCAagttctccatagaattttatggGTACCAACTGCCAGTTtgtattcactgaatacagattttacccttgaattgagaatgaatgatcagtccaggaggagaaagaagcagatttctctgagaaGACATATTACAAACtttcttatttttatgtgtactattgatttaaaggaagaaaaaaaatttaATAATTTAATATTAAACCCTTCCTCCTCAAAATAGTGATGGTCCAAAGTGGTGACCCTATCTTTATGTAGATGTTCTGAGAATTGGGGATGTTTTTATCTTATCAAACACAATAGATAAAATACTCTGCTGATCGAtattgaggagcgggcactaccatgctcgggacttAAAAGCAGTTGAGGCGCATCCGagcgactcgagtacccgagtgtaatggaagtcaaagggagaCTTGAGCATTTTCCGGGAAATCTTCTtgaccattgactttcattatactctggtGCTCGAGTTGCGCCCATTTAAGCGTCCAACTGTTCTTgacgagcacccgggcatggtagtgcccactcgtcACTACTGATCcataataaatatattattttcAATTGTTTACAGGAGAAAGCCAGTACCGGGGCATTAGCAGATATCAGCTGTGACTCCTACCATTCCACACAGACCGACTTAAACCAACCCGTTGCCAAAAATCAAGATGACAAATCGCCAGCCGTCATTTCAGACAACTCCGATACGTCTTTCGAGTCGCAGATGGAAATGGTCAAAAACGAACACCAACTCTCACTGCTGGAAAAAACCATCGAAGACATGAAAACGAAATTGGAAGATTCTGAAACGAAAAGGAAGAGCTTGGAAGAGCAGATCCGATTAAGCTTTAGAGAGTCCATCAGCACTGAAACCTCTGAGGTGGCTTCGGATATGGACCTTCAGTCTCAGGGATCACCTAGTGATATGAAACAAGACGTTTCCTTCAAGCCAAATCTAAAAAGGATATCGAAAGGGGAACAAGAAGAAGACGGAATCGTGAAAACCAGTGTGGAAAGTTTATTGGTGCTGGAAGAGTTTGAAGTTCTGAAGAGGGAATATCAGGAGGTCTTGGCGGAAAGTGAGAGGAAAGAGAACGAGATGAATGATTTGAGGCACCAGATCGATGTTGTTACCCAAAGGATCGTCAACTTGGTGCCCGTAGAAAAGCAGGAAGAGATGGAGAAATCTTACTGTGCCGTCATTCAACAACTGAACGAGGAGAACGCCAAACTCCACGTGAAGCAGGAAGAATTACTTGGAGAAATTAACAGTCTACAGAAGGAAATAGAGAGAAGGAATGAGCCAAAGTCTCCGGTGGAGAATGGTCATGTGGAGGAGGACCTGACCAAAACCATCGATGACTTGATCAATCAAGTGAATGAGTTGTCGGGGTTGTACAAGGAGGCCCAGGTGGAACTTGAGAAGACCAAGCAAGCACCACCTACTGTATCGGAAGATTTCATCCATAAGGAAGAGCATGAGAAACTTCTACAAGAAGTCGAAGAAAGCAAAGAGAAAGTGGAGAACGACTTGGTGGATTTGGCCTCTCAGCACGCCAAAATGTTGGAAGAAGTATGTGAGCTGAAGCAACAGTTGGACATTGAGAAGGGACACAAGGCAGTGTCTGATCACGTGGAAGACATGGAAGGTCTAAAACAAACGGTAGAAAAACTGGAAGTGGAGAGAAACTGGCTGAGGGAGCAGATCGCTACTCAAGAAACCAGAATCAAGAGTTTACAAGATGAACTTCAGCAAGAAAAGTCAACGGTCCAGGACGGCATGGTGACCAAACAGTTACTAGCCGAGCGGCAGGTGTCCCTAGAAGATGACATCAGCGCATTATCGACACAAGTGAGCGATCTGCTGAAGGAACGAGAGGCATTCACTGCGGAGAACGAGCTGGTTAAGAGGGAATTGTCACAAGTGAAAGAAGAAAAAGACTCCATAGAAGAACAGCTAAAGAACAAGGAACACTCACTCGGAGAGCTGAGGACAAAGCACGGCAAAGTGCAGGAGGACCTGGCCGAGTTGAAGAGGTTAACGGAAAATACTTCAAAAGTGGACGAAGACAAAGACAAGAAGGTTGGTGAATAGGTCTTAGGAATAGGGTTTTCTtgatcatggggggggggggagttttaTATTTCTGATATCTAGAATTTGGGGTCTACAACAGTGTCTTGGGTCTGGTATTAATAGAAAGATGACCTGAGCACATTGACCACCCTACTGAAAGCAGTGACCATTCCCGAAACCTCGAAGTGCGATGATTCATTATATGACATTATAACATGTCCCACCACAAAGGAATGTAAGATTGTGTCCTGATTGTGGTCTCCTCACCATGAGAACTAGTAGTACTCTCGGCTGATGGTGTGGGCTTAGAGGTGGTGTCCACCTTAACCTATGATTGACAGCCGGACTCACTGTAATGGCCTAGATCAGAAGAACCTCCCATTGTAACGTCTTAATGTCACACGGCATGTAAGGAATATGCGCGATTAAGATTGAGGGGGCACCCAGCTCAGCTCAGTGGTGACAACTGGGTTACCCAACAAAGGCCCCCAGGCCAGCCATCGGTGGGAAATATTAGGCCGTGTAATACAAACGGGCAATAATGCTGAGTAATAGAGCTCTACATGCCCACTCAACTGATTGCAGATTTCATCCCTTTAGtgggatttataaaaaaaaaaagacaaattaaatatataaatcataattaaaaaataaattttctCCCCCACAAAACTTTCTTGcgcgctctttctttcttgcgctctttctttcttgcgctctttctttcttgcgctctttctttcttgcgctctttctttcttgcgctctttctttcttgcgctctttctttcttgcgctctttctttcttgcgctctttctttcttgcgctctttctttcttgcgctctttctttcttgcgcgctCTTTCTTGCGCGCTCTttcttgcgctctctttcttgcgctctctttcttgcgctctctttcttgcgctctctttcttgcgCGCTCTTTCTTGCGCGCTCTTTCTTGCGCGCTCTTTCTTGCGCGCTCTTTCTTGCGCGCTCTTTCTTGCGCGCTCTTTCTTGCGCGCTCTTTCTTGCGCGCTCTTTCTTGCGCGCTCTTTCTTGCGCGCTCTTTCTTGCGCGCTCTTTCTTGCGCGCTCTTTCTTGCGCGCTCTTTCTTGCGCGCCCTTTCTTGCGCGCCCTTTCTTGCGCGCCCTTTCTTGCGCGCCCTTTCTTGCGCGCCCTTTCTTGCGCGCCCTTTCTTGCGCGCCCTTTCTTGCGCGCCCTTTCTTGCGCGCCCTTTCTTGCGCGCCCTTTCTTGCGCGCCCTTTCTTGCGCGCCCTTTCTTGCGCGCCCTTTCTTGCGCGCCCTTTCTTGCGCGCCCTTTCTTGCGCGCCCTTTCTTGCGCGCCCTTTCTTGCGCGCCCTTTCTTGCGCGCCCTTTCTTGCGCGCCCTTTCTTGCGCGCCCTTTCTTGCGCGCCCTTTCTTGCGCGCCCTTTCTTGCGCGCCCTTTCTTTCTTTTTGTTGCGcgccccctttctttctttttgttgcgcgccccctttctttctttttgttgcgcgccccctttctttctttttgttgcgcgccccctttctttctttttGTTGCGCGCGCCCTTTCTTTCTTTTTGTTGCGCGCGCCCTTTCTTTCTTTTTGTTGCGCGCGCCCTTTCTTTCTTTTTGTTGCGCGCGCCCTTTCTTTCTTTTTGTTGCGCGCGCCCTTTCTTTCTTTTTGTTGCGCGCGCCCTTTCTTTCTTTTTGTTGCGCGCGCCCTTTCTTTCTTTTTGTTGCGCGCGCCCTTTCTTTCTTTTTGTTGCGCGCGCCCTTTCTTTCTTTTTGTTGCGCGCGCCCTTTCTTTCTTTTTGTTGCGCGCGCCCTTTCTTTCTTTTTGTTGCGCGCGCCCTTTCTTTCTTTTTGTTGCGCGCGCCCTTTCTTTCTTTTTGTTGCGCGCGCCCTTTCTTTCTTTTTGTTGCGCGCGCCCTTTCTTTCTTTTTGTTGCGCGCGCCCTTTCTTTCTTTTTGTTGCGCGCGCCCTTTCTTTCTTTTTGTTGCGCGCGCCCTTTCTTTCTTTTTGTTGCGCGCGCCCTTTCTTTCTTTTTGTTGCGCGCGCCCTTTCTTTCTTTTTGTTGCGCGCGCCCTTTCTTTCTTTTTGTTGCGCGCGCCCTTTCTTTCTTTTTGTTGCGCGCGCCCTTTCTTTCTTTTTGTTGCGCGCGCCCTTTCTTTCTTTTTGTTGCGCGCGCCCTTTCTTTCTTTTTGTTGCGCGCGCCCTTTCTTTCTTTTTGTTGCGCGCGCCCTTTCTTTCTTTTTGTTGCGCGCGCCCTTTCTTTCTTTTTGTTGCGCGCGCCCTTTCCCTCCTTTCCTGTCCCACTGAAGTCAGAGTTAATCATTAAAGTATCTACTCGAATGTGGTGCCGCtgaaaaatacaacttgtcctggAGAAGAAAATGCCCTTGGAATGcattgatgagaaaaaaaaattaaaaaaagaggtCTGTCCTCCATGGGCTCAGACAGCCATATGTCACGGTCTATGTACACACTACAATGCCTGGACTGAGTGTCTCCTGACTCAGGCTCACAGCCTGATCTTTACCTGTGAAGCTGCTGAGCTCAATGGAGGAGACCTGCGGTTATGGACTGTGAAGTAAGGATGTCTGAATCCATCCTCTCGAGGAGGTAAAGGCAATATGGGGGTTCAGTGGTGGTTCTCGCTGGTGCCCAGTTCCTGGCTGGGGAGAACTGATTTACCCCCTAATTATGGAACCATATGAATAGACTATGGGCTACTGATATGAGATGGTTGGCCGTATGATTAGAAATAGATCCTAGATCCTGGTCCAGGTGCCTCTGTTGGATCTTCTGCTGGACTTATGGGTCAATAGCACGGGTGCAGGTCCAATGAGGGTCTTCTTGAATTCTGGTGGTCAGCCTGACCCTGCACCATGTTTGATTATCTGTGATGATTACAAGGAACTTTACTAAGATGAATTCATGATCTTCCAGATAAATGAGCTCTCGAAGGAAGTGAGCAAACTCAGAGATGCACTAAACAGCCTTTCCCAGCTGTCGTTCACCACAAGCACTTCCAAGCGGCAGGGCCAGCAGCTGGAAACCCTACAGCAGCAGATCCGACAGCTGCAGAACCAACTGGTGGTAAGTCCAAGTCCTGCCCTTACTGATCACCACTGATGGTCACATGGAGCTTCTCTGGTGCCCAATACCTATATCCATCACCCAATACTCCAGAACTCTTAGTCCAACATTACCATCTGGTGTCCCACACTTGGGCCTCTTGAGGGGTCAGACAGAAGGACCACCCAGTCAGTGCTTCCCTTGCATGCCCAACGGCACCGCAACCTCATTGGAAAGCACCAGTATTAGAAGTAGTATGTGGTAGGTTTGTGACTGTAATAGCTTCAAGTTACACCTCAGTTGGGTGGGCTGGGTCATCGGTGTAATAATCAAGTGCACATTGTGGCCAAAAGTATGTGACCCCCGTCCCCGACATCTTACTTGGCAATCTAGAGTTCTTGCCTCAGCTGTTATTTGCCAAGCGTAGTCCTTGCAGATGGTCGGGGCTCATCTTGCCGATCAGAGATGTCATGAGTTGTGGCAAGCATGATGTCCACTGGCAGTGCCATACTCACAGGGCTCTTCAGTACACCCATACTGATACTTGCCAATTTTCCCGGGACATTCGggaggctcttggaagaagaggagacaTCACAGAGACGTTGAGATGGCAAATTACCCTGGTGCCTCAGAATCCTCCTGAAAACCCTCAAAATGCCGGTTACAAATGTACATGAAAGGGGAATCCCAGAGAACCGGGGCTACCCTCCTTCATTTTTATGGAAGGGCCAAAGACCAGCAGAGCACAGCGCTTGGCTATCTCCAGcgttcccatagagaatgaatggagcggttgTGCGCATGATCCACCTCCCCTCCAGTGACACCAGACTTGGCATCTGTGGGGGTCCCAGTGGTCGAACTCAGGAAGTTCTTCTCTATGCAATGAATAGGAAATTGTTTCCAAACTGGACAGTACCTCTTTAAGTGGGCTTGGAAGAAACGTAGAGGGGGCATAGCCGGAATTTGTGTGGCTACAAGGAAAAAATGCTTCGCCCCAAAAgctccaatgttttttttttttttgttttttttttatatttatgagcATTTTAGAAAGATGGCAAGTATGGGCGAAAAACCACCATCTTTTGTCCATGAAGCTTACATGACCAAGTGCTGGATTTTATCAACTTGGTAATGGGTGCAGCCATAGCACCAAAACACAATGCTTAGGAGGGGGTTAACATACTTTTCAATTTAGAGTGTTTTATACATGTTTCTGATAATTCGCCACTAGTGTTCTCCACTATGCCAGATTGTAGGAAGGTTAATTGTTCACTTTTAGGATATGTCCAGCTTTCATCTAAGAAAAGAAGATTTTTGTCTTGTAAAACTCCGTTTACTTAATACTTTATATCTTTTAGGAAACCAAGAAACAGCATCAAGAAATCGTCTCCGTTTACAGGATGCATCTGCTCTATGCTGTTCAGGTAAAGTGTAAGGGGCATAAATCTGCTCCATGTGTAATATGGAGAGAAAGTCACTGTAGAGGGGGACGTCCTGCGACCACTCATACATGTGGATACATGTACTGAGGGGCTAAATGGGGTTTACCCAGGAGGGAAAGTAAGTGGTAACTTGTGTGTGTGCACGGCCAGTCACTGTAATCCTGgaccagtaatgtatgtacacagtgactgcaccagcagaatagtgagtgcagctctggagtataatacaggaggtaactcaggaccagtacaggatcagtaatgtaatgtatgtacacagtgactgcaccagcagaatagtgagtgcagctctggagtataatacaggaggtaactcaggatcagtaatgtaatgtatgtacacagtgactgcaccagcagaatagtgagtgcagctctggagtataatacaggatgtaattcaggatcagtaatggaatgtatgtacacaatgactgcaccagcagaatagtgagtgcagctctggagtataatacaggaggtaactcaggatcagtacaggatcagaaatgtaatgtatgtacacagtgattgcaccagcagaatagtgagtgcagctccggagtgtaATAGAAGATGTTGAAGTCTCCATTGACGTTAGTTTGGTGGTGAATGCCGTCAGATCCGCTGCCCTTGGACATTGTATCACCTCGTTCTTACCCTTTTTATTTCTCCTCTAGGGCCAAATGGATGAAGATGTTCAGAAGGTGCTAAAacaaatactgaccatgtgcaagaGTCAGTCTCAGAAGATGTGACGTGAGACCACGGCCGATCAGCTCGTACAGCACTGCCTCTAATACGACTAATGCTGGATATCACACCTATGACTTCTTCTGTATCAGAAAATGAagttattttatactttttttgatAAGAAACCACCGGTTCCACTTTTTAGTATTTATCGTGGTCAGTTAGTAACTCCTTATAACAGTACTCGAGATGAAGACTGCTGCTCCCCATAGCACTAATAGCCTCGTTTTGTAGCCTTTAAACAGATACCAGTGTGAGATATCCATCATTTCCTCCTACAGTCGGTGACTACCAAAATGGCCGAACTTTAAAGCTCTGCAGCCTTGCACCAGTGCAAGATAAATGATGAGTTGTATTTACAAAGTGACTCCCCTTTATATGTAGATTATATCTATATATTAATTGTAACATGATGGTGAGAAATGGAAATGCCCTTTAAGGCAGTTCTCATGGTTTTCGTAGGCTATTGAATGCAAATCTGTTCAATTACGTAGCAAAACTGGACCTGGGGATTGATTTACAGATTTGCTATTAATGGGTCGGGAATCTTGGGTGTCGGCCTATGTGGGCGCCATATTGGCAGGCACCACTTGTCGCTCAACTTTGCCAAAACACACATATGACTGAAGAAACGGAAAATAATTTATAGCAACTGAAAGGAATGCCCTGACAGCCATCTTTATTTTTTCATGGGTTTGTCCCTCGAAATGGAAGGCGGGGCTTATCCAAATAAACCTATAATGGGTGTTCCGGTGTTCCTGGTTTTTCCGGGGTGGGATTTAAGTTTTTGGGGGTGCGCTTAAGGACACTAATTGCTGGTTACTTGTGTAGATACATGCTGtaaccagtcacagctacccccgaCGTCGGCTATAAACCGCACCAGGAAATCCCACAACCCCAGTTGCTAAATGTAGCACTTTGATTTTCGCTCCGTTAAACCCCCATCAGAGGAAAAGTCTCCTGGTAATTGTGGTAGCGCCTACTCCAAATACAGACCCCCGTAATTACTCCCCCTCCCCCCCGCCCCACCCTGACCACAACAGTTAAAGGTAGCAAAGTAATTTAGTTTTCTATGCAGTAATATTATTTTAGATTGTTAcctttttaatattattatatGTTAAAATTTATGTAGCTTTTTTTTGTTTcaatttaatgtaaaaaaaaatattttgctgcTTAATTTTATAGATCGGAGTAGTTAAATAATATACATACATGGGTCTAACTTTACATAAATGTTAGAAATTATTTTATATACTGTTTATGTATTTGTTATGATGGTTTTTGCCTAATAATGATGTCTGCATTGTCATGCCACTCCAGCAAAATAAAGGAATAATAAAGTAAAAATACCTATAAATGACTGGCTGCATTATATTATACGGTTATTTATTGCAATATTTATACTCCTATTTGTCTTTTGTCCGTCTAACCCAATTATCCAGTACTTGAGGCCCAGAGGTCCTTGATTGAGCCCAAAGGTCCTTGATTAAGCCCAATCAATGAACTTTAAACCCAAATGTCCTTGATTGGGCCTAATCACGGACCTTTTTGGGCCTAATCACGGACCTTTTTGGGCCTAATCACGGACCTTTTTGGGCCTAATCACGGACCTTTTTGGGCCTAATCACGGACCTTTTTGGGCCTAATCACGGACCTTTTTGGGCCTAATCACGGACCTTTTTGGGCCTAATCACGGACCTTTTTGGGCCTAATCACGGACCTTTTTGGGCCTAATCACGGACCTTTTTGGGCCTAATCACGGACCTTTTTGGGCCTAATCACGGACCTTTTTGGGCCTAATCACGGACCTTTTTGGGCCTAATCACTGTTCTTGATTGGGCCCAAAGGTCTTTTGAGGTCCTTAATTAGGCTCATTCAAGGACCTTGAAGGCCAAGACTCCTTGATTGAGCCCAATCAAGAACCTTTGGGCTCAAATGCCCGTGATGGATTGAGCCCAAGGGTCCGTCGTCCAGCCCAAAGGTCCTGCTCATCACTTATTGTTACCTTTTTGGTTTGGTTGTTAAGAGAGAATAAAGCACATTAAAATTCTGCACATGAATTGAGCTTATGCTTTCCTGCTCATTGTAATGCCTACGAAATGGGTCAAGAAATACTACATTATTAGCGAGGAGCAAAAGGTCCCTCTGGAGACTGAATAGCCCCTGCCCGGACTGTGACCTGATTGTAAGAGGCAGTGAGTCCTCGGCCGCAGATGTCCAGTGTAACAAGGGCGCACTCCAGCTCTATCTGAGCCTTGTGCTCGTTACTCGGTAGAGCATCTAGGTGCTTGGCCCTCTCGTTGCTCGGCTGAATATCCTTGTGCTCGGGTGCCGTGCTCAAGTCCTCGCCTCTGCATGTGTCCCGGattttttttcagccactaaacatgcaggaattgcctgtcaatcatggtaatgccatagccatggtcTTATTGAGCCAGCAGCCATGATGTGAGTTGTAGTCGCCTGACGTCTGTGAATAGCAAAGTTCCCACAAAGCTTCAATGTAATCCAGGACCCCAACCAGAAGCCGTAAAGTCCAGGTATTCACAGGCGTTGGGTGACAACGCTCATCAGAGCCGCCAATCCAATGCTGCTCTCCGTGAGACCCAGCGACGCTGATGAGAGTTGTAGTCACCCAGCGTCTGTGACTGGCTGTACTTTACTGTTGCAGGTTGTAGTCCTGGATAACGTCGaagcttcttcttttttttttatatataaattggtgaacgagtgaGCGTATGGGGGAGTCTtcatttaaatgtatttttttttctttttttacacttacaaggttagtaatagggggtgtctcatagactcctctccattactaacccttgggcttgatgtcagctgtaaattcacagctgacatcctcTCCAAAAGAATTAACcctattaccaccgcaccaggacaattgggaagagccatctggatgcgccaattctggcagcgcactggtatttttaggctggggagggccgaataaccatggatcttcccagccccTAGCTGACTgcttttactttggctggttataaaaaaaatggagctgggaccccaattttttttttcccccatcccCCCCTCAACTCCCCATTTTTTTTACTTCCTAGCAGCGACTTGAGTCAGATGCATCCAGGCGTCTTTCCCATCCATTTTTCTGACTTCCCTCTAGCGGAGCCTGCTGGAAAAATACTTGCAtttcccataggcttccattatgctTGATACTCGAGTCGAGCCCGTCCAAGCATTTTTTGACCCGcttgattcgagtaccgagcactcggtcATGTTATTGATCACGCATCACTAGTTATAACACAGCAGGGAAAAATGGaaataattgggaaaaaaaaaaaaatctgcctccataaaTCAGCGTCATGGAAGCCGGGTTTAAGGTAAATCACTTTGTATTATAGGAAAATTGTAGAAGAAGCAATTGAGCAGAAAACGCGTCAGGACGGATGTGCTAGAAATGGATAAATTCACAGCAGTGGACGACGCTGGAGACCAgggacaaaaaatacaaaatatccaCAGAAACTGGACCCAAAAAAAGCCCGGGGGTCAAACCGCACTATAGTATTGGCACCAACTGAAGGATCAttagctgatgatgatgatgatgatgatgatgatgatctgCCTCCTTGCATAACATGGGTCCCAGTGTAATGGGAGTCATTTTTGTTCTCTCACATTGCACTCAAAGGCTAACCCTGTCTAGGACAGCGAATAGATTAATGATAatgttcctggtggtctagggaagcAAATGGTGTAATACTTGACCCTAGGTAACCGATCTGGTTCTCTAGTTTAATAAACGTAACAtcactggtggtctagggtagtaaaaATAAAGATTCTTGGTCATCCAATGTTACAGTAACATCCCTGGTAAGCTAGGGTAGTGAAGATAAAATCCCTGGTCATAAATGGTCATGAAGGTAATATCTTCACTTTCCTAGATGGCAAGGGATAATTTCCCTGGTTATCTAGGGTACTGAAGATAACGTCCCTGGTGATCTAGCGTTGTGAAGATATCCCTGGTCATCTAGGGTTGTGAAGGTAACCTCCTTGGTCATCTGGGGTCATGAAGGTAACACACCCCTAGTCATCTAAGCAAGTGAAGGTAACATCCCTGGTTATGTAGGGTACTGAAAAGTATATCCTGGTGATCTAGCATTGTGAAGGTAACATCCCTGGACATCTAAGGTCATGAAGGTAACATCCTTGGCCATATAGGGTCATAAAGGTAACATCCCTGGTTATCTAGGGAAGTGAAGGTAACATCCCTGGTTATCTAGAGGGACAATAGacaagttaaaaaaatatata contains:
- the RAI14 gene encoding ankycorbin isoform X1, with amino-acid sequence MGSSQGRALTACREESAGCSVHEGGAAPLEILGTETDPEDSSIETNEWNKYDERLLQAVDHGELDKVSALLGKKGVVATKLDCEGKTAFHLAAMKGNAECLRVMLTHGVDVAAQDLSGHSVLHLAVKHNHIDCIKRLLQAKCPADCFDNLGRTCVHYAAVNGSVPALQLLCDHKCLLNVRDLDGHTPLLISVHQGHVEACKCLLDHKADANLADKNGRTALMLACEAGHFNTVDTLVQRGASLSVADALGHDALHYARLSGNPHILSLLLSKTSQEHGMKSPTKPLQHDQVTRLSSERSGTPKKRKAPPPPISPLQLSDLSSPLSSTSTPLSAKGEVFFSENSIKDENSPYRREYRDRLSDSTEDSLLDVSSEADHQETLSQLQAKVVSLTLLNKELTEQLQEKASTGALADISCDSYHSTQTDLNQPVAKNQDDKSPAVISDNSDTSFESQMEMVKNEHQLSLLEKTIEDMKTKLEDSETKRKSLEEQIRLSFRESISTETSEVASDMDLQSQGSPSDMKQDVSFKPNLKRISKGEQEEDGIVKTSVESLLVLEEFEVLKREYQEVLAESERKENEMNDLRHQIDVVTQRIVNLVPVEKQEEMEKSYCAVIQQLNEENAKLHVKQEELLGEINSLQKEIERRNEPKSPVENGHVEEDLTKTIDDLINQVNELSGLYKEAQVELEKTKQAPPTVSEDFIHKEEHEKLLQEVEESKEKVENDLVDLASQHAKMLEEVCELKQQLDIEKGHKAVSDHVEDMEGLKQTVEKLEVERNWLREQIATQETRIKSLQDELQQEKSTVQDGMVTKQLLAERQVSLEDDISALSTQVSDLLKEREAFTAENELVKRELSQVKEEKDSIEEQLKNKEHSLGELRTKHGKVQEDLAELKRLTENTSKVDEDKDKKINELSKEVSKLRDALNSLSQLSFTTSTSKRQGQQLETLQQQIRQLQNQLVETKKQHQEIVSVYRMHLLYAVQGQMDEDVQKVLKQILTMCKSQSQKM